The genome window TTGTTCAGGTCATCGACGGCGGTAAAGTAATCGTCTTCCACGGCTACCTCGTGCACGGTGACTGCATGGGCCACCTGCACGGCGGCTTCGGTGTTCTTGGTGACCTTGACAACTTCTTTGCCAGTCAGCATCCTGCCGAACATGGCAACATCTATATCGTATCTTTTCGCAACCAGCTTCTTAAGATCATCAGTATCTACTTTCGCATCTTTGGCAATTTTCTCTGTCAAGTCACTGAGTGCAAGCATTTCTGACTGGTTGAAATGAATGAGTTGTGACGATTCAAGCTCTTTAAGAGGTTTGTTCTTTACTGCATTTTCAGTTGCGCCAAAAAATCCTACGACTTCAATTGCCAACTCTTTGGCTTTATTCTCAGCGACTCCTTTTGCGCAAAGCATTTTATATACTTCTAAACCCATTTTCTTAGTACGTTTACCAATATGACCATCTAATGCAGACTCAAACAACGCTGATGTTCTCCAAGCCCGCTTGAGACTTTGTGATGACACCCTCAGTCTGGTCTTGCCGCCCATGACGGCAGTCTTGGGTCGCCCTAAGTCATCCCGATTTAGATTGGATGGCGGATACGAGGTCAACAGATGCAACTGGACAAATGTACTCATATTTTTAGTCTCCTCCAATTATAAGAAATTTAGTTGGATCAGCTTTAGAAGCTATTACGCTTCCTCGGGTGCCCTTGAGTAATAATCGAACGCCCACTGCTTACGGGTCGTATCGTTCCAGAAGTAAACGCTCTGGGCAAGGCTCTGAAGGTTTGTCGTGCCGCCCAGCAGAGCTATGATTCGAGCCATGCTGGTAAATAAGTCGTCCTTTTCCTGCACTTTTAACAGCCGCCGAAAACGTAACCCGCTGACCCTGGCAGAGCCGTAGCCGTCTGCCTTGCCGGTTGCCATTTGCTCAGCAATAGAGCTTCCCTCACTATTTGACTTGATGCGGGCTGCAAGTCCGACAATAAGGGCCAAACGGTCATCGTCAATCGAACCGAAACGGCTGACGGCCCATCGTAAACGATGATACGCCGGTGAAAATACAACATCAGCAAGGCTGCGACAGCGCCGAAGCACAGCCCGATCGCCACGGCTATCTTCCAACCCCCTCCACCAATCTGTTAGTGCCTTGAGTTCAGGCGAATCTTTGTCAAACCGCAGATACGAGGAACTCATGCTACCTCCTTTCGCCTTGTGCAAATCCTAACCTCAACTTTAACCATGTTTATCATATTACTAACCGCTTTTCTCCTTCGCTTTGCCTGCTGGCTGCTGTTCAACCGGCAATCCCAGAAGCTCCTTAATTGTTTTACTTCTATTGAAATACTCCAGTTTGCGGCGTGCTATAACAATTCTTTTTGGATCTGCATCTTCGATGGGACCTTCCAGGGCATAGATATCAAAGAGTCGCAATGCCTCTTTACAGAGGCTTGCGTGCCATGCTTTACGAGCCTCCATGCCATCGGCAGCAGATGCAAGAGCTGTTTTCAGGTTATGCAGCGTCTCGTAAAATGCTGGTTCAGTGTTCTGCCAGAAACTATTACTTATAAACGAAGTGTCACCCTTCACTTCGCCCGGCCGCTTGAACCAAGCCTTTTTTACGGCAATCTGCACATTCCTTGCAATTTCTGCAGCTGACTTGACCATGCCTGCCACAGTGTGCTCGTACTCGTCTCGCAAAGACATCTCCATGTAAAGCAGAGGCATCTTTGCTTCGTACCAACAACGAGCCGTCATGTCTTCCATATCAAATCCAAAAGCCCACAAGCGAAATTGCCAATCTTTAAGGTTTTGTTGTCGGTTCTCCTGAAATTCGTGAACAATACGGGCAGGCACTCGACGTTCTTCCGCATTTTCTTGTACAAAACCAAGCCAGTATCGGTAGCTAACACCGCCACGCTGTCCTTTGGCAGATATGGGTAAGCCGTCTTTGTAACTGTACGGAGAAAGAGGATGCAGCCAAGCACCTGTGAAATTCATGCCATAATTCTTGTCTTGATATGCTTGAATTAAATGGCCAAATGATCCGCACACATCACACATACCCGCCTTCAACGAATCTAGATTCAACCTAATTCGACGTGGCATTCCCCAGAACACCATCGCAGGGTGGACGTCTTCAGGAGTAGTATCTATTCCATTCTTGTTTTCGCTGGTCCTGGTTTTTCCAAGCCAAGGAAATATATCACTCTCAGCTATCGGTGCCGTGTTTCCATGGGTCCGCAGAAATATGTTACTCTCTAGTACATTAAGCCAGATTAAGTGCCAAAGCGTGCTGTGACCTTGATCACCAAGGACAAGAGTCGTTAATGGACCTCCACCACGTAATGATGTCCTAAAACCAGGACCACCCTTAGGCGCATTGGTCTGCATTGTAAATAAGGCCATCGCACAACATGATGAGCAAAGTGCTTTTACTGTATTACGCTTTACGAAGTGATCCTTGTTTTCCTTGCAGGTGTTTTCGCCCGGCATGTCTATCAATAAACGATCGATGCTTCTCTCTTTAGCCTCCAGTCTATCCTGATCTTGCATGAACCTTGCTCCATCCCCACCAAGCTCAAAGGCATGTCGAACAGTTGAAAACTTTGCCTGCAATTCTTCGGGCGCAGATGGCTCTGTAAGCGCCTTCTTCCATTCGATTCTATTAGCGGGCGCAGCCACGGTTTGCATGAGTCCGATAAGGAACTGGATAAGGGCGCCGTTAAAATCTGGCCGCGGGGCATTAAGGGCAACAACAGGGTTGACATCAAAATCGGAAGTTATCTGCCAGGGTGCGATCATCATTTCTGTTCCATCCCGTCGTTTAACCGGAATCCACTTTTCATCTATGAGATTGAACTGCATTTAAACCTCCTCTTCATTAACAATGATCCCCGTTGCATGGTTGTAGGATAGAATCACTTCGACACCTTTCTTGTTCAGCGCCTTGCCCCGCCATATTCCATCCTTACCAATGGACAGCGGAACGAGGATGCTCCATTTACCTCTGTCTGGTAAACGGGCTTTCAATTGCTCAATCTCAGACCTGAGCACAGGATCATCATGCTCAGCTTCAGCATTTACCAAGACACTCCGCAGACTCACTTGGCTCATATCCCAAGGGAAATCACCTTTCGCATACCATGGAGATAGGACTTTGCCGTCCCAGCGAACAAGACGAACCGTGGTCTCCATGTCACCCAGCCGTGTCGGAGTCTGCGTATCCTCAAGCCATTGGTTAGGCGTGGCGACGTAACCTTCCTCAAGTGTCAGCGCATTGATTCGCGCAAGCGACCTATCGGCCTGCCATTGCGCCTCAGCCTGCAAATCGCGTTGCTGGAGCGATGCGGGTATTAAATCGACGCCCTCGTCGGTGTAGGCGGCTTCAATCAGTATTCTCGCATCATCAGGCATACGAAGAACGCCCTTTTCCTGCAATAATCGCGCAGTCAACCATAAACAACCATGGCTTGGATAAACGAATGCACCTTTCGGAAAAACGTTCTCGTACCAGTCTCTGCCGGCAGAATCGATCGGCAAAGGCCCGTGAATAATAAAGCGGGGTAGCTCACGCCGGTCACGCCCTGCACTAGCTTGCAACAGGTTCCCCCGTTCGTCGCGCAGATGACGGTGCAGTCTTCCGGCACGCTGAATCAACAAATCCATGGGCGCAAGATCAGAGATAAGCAGATCGAAGTCCAGGTCAAGAGATTGTTCTGCCACCTGCGTTGCTATCAAAACTTTCCCACTCCGTTCTTTCTCGCCGCTCTCCTTGCCAAAGGTAGCACAAACAGCCTTCTCAATATCCAGACGGTCCCCCATGGCGAAGCGAGCATGAAAAAGCATAACGCGATCTGTTTCGAACTCCGCCCGAAGGGCCTCATACGCAGCCATAGCATCATGCACAGTGTTCCGTATCCAGCAGACGCACTTTCCCTTGTGCGCAGCCTCTACTATCAGGCGCTTTACTTCGTCACTCTCCGCAACGATCTTCACGATAACGCTGCTCCTACGCTGCGAGAAGGCTTCCAGCGGATATTCGGCAAGTGTCTCGCGGGATACATGAGTTGCTAGCGGATAGGCAGCGCATTTGACGTGCGGGGAAACTTGCGTAGTAAGCCCTTGGACAAAACTGTCAACCAATCCCTGCCGCACCTTCATCGGCAGGGTAGCAGACAGCAAAATCGCACTCCCGCCTAAAGCCGCATGGAATGTTAGCAAAGTTTTCAGGAGCATATTCATATACGGGTCGTAGGCATGCACCTCATCGATGATTAGAATATGTTCGACAAGACCCAGGAGCCTCAGCGACTGGAAACGGGATGGAAGAATTGCCAGCAGTGCCTGGTCAAGAGTTCCTACCCCCACATCGGCTAGCAGGGCCTTCTTCCGGCGATCAGCCAGCCAACTTACACACTGGGCTCCAGCGGTTTCATCATTATTTCCATATTCCTGGTGAATCTTATAGGAAGCCGTTATAGAACGAAGAAAGGATTCGGAAAGATGTCGTGCACCATGGGTCAAAACAAGCGAGGGGGAGGATTCTTCAGTAAAGAATTTTTCATACACCGTGGCTATCCGCTCATACATCGCATTCGATGTCGCCATGGTAGGTAACGCGATAAAGATGCCATTTCCCGCTCCGCCTGCCATTAGGCGTTGCGCTAGAGATAATGCCGCCTCAGTTTTGCCGGAACCAGTAACGTCTTCGAGAATAAAAAGCTGTGGAGCAGCTGCAATCGGGCATTCCGTAACGTGCTGCTGCAACGGGGTCGGTTTACTGATCGCTGGGAATAGGCCCATGAATGTGTTGTCGTATTGGCGTGGCAATGCTGCACTAAGACCTGTCTCGCGAATTGCTCGTTCTGCCTGCGGTAAGGCATATTGGCGCCAATATTCGGCAAGCGACATTTGATTATCACAAAGAGGAAACCATTTGCTGTTCGATCCTATCCAGTCGCAGAGCACTGCAAAACCAGCCATGAGCCAAGAAGCTATTGGCATTTGCTCATAAATGATCGTGGGAGACTGTGTATTGGAGACTGTTCCATACTCGTGAAGTAGAAGAGTATGAAAGTCCACAAAAAAGTCTACTGCAGCATTTATATCATCACGGTCAAAAAAACTTGATAAGGCGAGGGGTAAGCCGTTCGGCCCTTTCATGCGTGGCGGCTCCCCGTGATGACCAGTATGTGCCTTAGCGATAAAAGCAAAAATCTCTTGCCAATATTCTGAAAACGCTTCAAAATCAGGCAGATCAGAGAAAGCCCTCGCACGTGATTGCCGCAAACCATAAGTCCAGAGCAGATTCCCAAGACTGTCATGGCGGACAGGATAAGACCTGTTGCTAACCTTTCCTTGCATCTGCTCAAATAAATCAGGTCTCAAATTCTGAAAGCTTTCAGAAAACTTGCCGAGATCGTGTAAACCTAAAAACAGCACTAGCCAATGCGAGCATAGCGCGGCGTTGAGACCTGTTATAGTGCTGATCCTTTGCTGTACGCCATCACGCTGCTTCAGCAATATATGCCCCACTGCGGCCACATCGAGGCAATGGTATGCCAGGCGATGATAAGCGGCTCCATCCCTCTCTGCCTTGCCCCAATAGCGGAAGTAAGTTTGCACTGAGTTATTCATCTCTTAATCGTGGCACATTCTCGTGTCACTCAATCCTTCCTCAAATCCGCCTCACGCTCTTCAACCGTCGATAGCTCGCCGTGTAGTTCCTATTTATAATCGCCAGTTGTATGCTGTCGTCGTTTGCCATGACTCAATTTTGCTGAGATATGCGATATTTTTCCTACAACCATTCATTTTCGATTCGATTCTTTTCTTCTGACAAATACTTTCAGGGTCTCGGGCGTCAACTTATTCGGTATCTTGTTAACACCCTTGCTTCAATCACGGTATTTTGGTGAGAAATAAGAGTAGACCTTGTCCTTACCGCTTCTTTCATGCTTTGCGAAGGCTCTTCAAAACCCCGGAGAAGGGTTTTCAAGGCTGTCGAGCATGATCTTGTACCACTTAAGTACGCCTGTGTATGCGTTATATGACCACATCATATTTTACTACTATGATTATGCCTTTTGTGATGAAAAAGCGCAAGGCAGTTCCTTCGCTTTCCGCTTCCAATGACGCCGATTCGTTTCTCGTAGACCAGCCCCTCGTTTTTCGCCGACATAAAGCATGGTTTTCATCTCCTATTTGGTTACACCCATACTCGTGCAACCATTCTCGAATCACCGAAAGCACCGTGCAGCTGCGCTACTTCAACTTGTTGCCTGGATAAATGCGAGCACACAACTTCTAGGCTGCGATTACTCCGCGTGTGGCAAAGGATAAGCGTGCTGCCGGCTATTTTAGCGCGGGCTAATCAATAAATGTGCATTTGTGAAGTTCGAGTTCTTAGAGGTTCAAATTTTGTGCAAAAAGAAAATGGCATTTTCTCTGCCCGCTGAAACTGCTAATAAAATCGAGGCTTTTGCCAAAAAGGGCAACGCTCTGAAAGCGATCTATTGTGCGAAATGGTTCTCGTGTATGAAACGCGGGAGTCCGACGCAGCGTGGCAGAATTTGTTTGCATACGGCAACACGACAGCTAAGCGTTATGGGATAAAGGACGAAGAAGAGTTATTCGATTGGTAAATTTGTGACGCCCCGCTTTACCGTTCCGCCATATGTTGGGCATTTCATGTTTGCTCACCTTTCCACAATTTGCCTGGGTCTCTACTAACATGAATCAGACCTAAAATCACGATGCGGGATTTCTCGATGTGGTAGATGAATCGGTAGCCTCTTTTTGGAAAATTCGGCAAGCGTTTTGCTTACACCTAGTATCTCTTGAATAAGGGAGGTGGCATATGCAGCAGAATCCCTTGCGATATAGTCAGCAAGCAATTCAAGATCGGTAACAGCTTCTGTAGACCAGACTACTTTTCGAGCCATT of Candidatus Aquicultor sp. contains these proteins:
- the casB gene encoding type I-E CRISPR-associated protein Cse2/CasB, coding for MSSSYLRFDKDSPELKALTDWWRGLEDSRGDRAVLRRCRSLADVVFSPAYHRLRWAVSRFGSIDDDRLALIVGLAARIKSNSEGSSIAEQMATGKADGYGSARVSGLRFRRLLKVQEKDDLFTSMARIIALLGGTTNLQSLAQSVYFWNDTTRKQWAFDYYSRAPEEA
- the cas3 gene encoding CRISPR-associated helicase Cas3'; its protein translation is MNNSVQTYFRYWGKAERDGAAYHRLAYHCLDVAAVGHILLKQRDGVQQRISTITGLNAALCSHWLVLFLGLHDLGKFSESFQNLRPDLFEQMQGKVSNRSYPVRHDSLGNLLWTYGLRQSRARAFSDLPDFEAFSEYWQEIFAFIAKAHTGHHGEPPRMKGPNGLPLALSSFFDRDDINAAVDFFVDFHTLLLHEYGTVSNTQSPTIIYEQMPIASWLMAGFAVLCDWIGSNSKWFPLCDNQMSLAEYWRQYALPQAERAIRETGLSAALPRQYDNTFMGLFPAISKPTPLQQHVTECPIAAAPQLFILEDVTGSGKTEAALSLAQRLMAGGAGNGIFIALPTMATSNAMYERIATVYEKFFTEESSPSLVLTHGARHLSESFLRSITASYKIHQEYGNNDETAGAQCVSWLADRRKKALLADVGVGTLDQALLAILPSRFQSLRLLGLVEHILIIDEVHAYDPYMNMLLKTLLTFHAALGGSAILLSATLPMKVRQGLVDSFVQGLTTQVSPHVKCAAYPLATHVSRETLAEYPLEAFSQRRSSVIVKIVAESDEVKRLIVEAAHKGKCVCWIRNTVHDAMAAYEALRAEFETDRVMLFHARFAMGDRLDIEKAVCATFGKESGEKERSGKVLIATQVAEQSLDLDFDLLISDLAPMDLLIQRAGRLHRHLRDERGNLLQASAGRDRRELPRFIIHGPLPIDSAGRDWYENVFPKGAFVYPSHGCLWLTARLLQEKGVLRMPDDARILIEAAYTDEGVDLIPASLQQRDLQAEAQWQADRSLARINALTLEEGYVATPNQWLEDTQTPTRLGDMETTVRLVRWDGKVLSPWYAKGDFPWDMSQVSLRSVLVNAEAEHDDPVLRSEIEQLKARLPDRGKWSILVPLSIGKDGIWRGKALNKKGVEVILSYNHATGIIVNEEEV
- the casA gene encoding type I-E CRISPR-associated protein Cse1/CasA, yielding MQFNLIDEKWIPVKRRDGTEMMIAPWQITSDFDVNPVVALNAPRPDFNGALIQFLIGLMQTVAAPANRIEWKKALTEPSAPEELQAKFSTVRHAFELGGDGARFMQDQDRLEAKERSIDRLLIDMPGENTCKENKDHFVKRNTVKALCSSCCAMALFTMQTNAPKGGPGFRTSLRGGGPLTTLVLGDQGHSTLWHLIWLNVLESNIFLRTHGNTAPIAESDIFPWLGKTRTSENKNGIDTTPEDVHPAMVFWGMPRRIRLNLDSLKAGMCDVCGSFGHLIQAYQDKNYGMNFTGAWLHPLSPYSYKDGLPISAKGQRGGVSYRYWLGFVQENAEERRVPARIVHEFQENRQQNLKDWQFRLWAFGFDMEDMTARCWYEAKMPLLYMEMSLRDEYEHTVAGMVKSAAEIARNVQIAVKKAWFKRPGEVKGDTSFISNSFWQNTEPAFYETLHNLKTALASAADGMEARKAWHASLCKEALRLFDIYALEGPIEDADPKRIVIARRKLEYFNRSKTIKELLGLPVEQQPAGKAKEKSG
- the cas7e gene encoding type I-E CRISPR-associated protein Cas7/Cse4/CasC, translating into MSTFVQLHLLTSYPPSNLNRDDLGRPKTAVMGGKTRLRVSSQSLKRAWRTSALFESALDGHIGKRTKKMGLEVYKMLCAKGVAENKAKELAIEVVGFFGATENAVKNKPLKELESSQLIHFNQSEMLALSDLTEKIAKDAKVDTDDLKKLVAKRYDIDVAMFGRMLTGKEVVKVTKNTEAAVQVAHAVTVHEVAVEDDYFTAVDDLNNGEEDAGAAHIGETEFASGAFYLYLCINRDLLEENLGGDKALAKKALTALVESAAKVAPNGKQNSFASRAYASYIMAEKGEQQPRSLSVAFLKPVRGEDIMNKAIAELEAKRANMEKVYGLCAAGDPMIMNAETGEGSLNDIATFVTE